GTTTCCACCCTTTCTATATCCTTAGAAGTCGTATCTAAAAAGCTTTGTGTTTTAGGAAAATATTGCCTAACTAGTCCGTTTGTATGCTCATTTAAGCCTCTTTCCCAAGAATGGTAGGGCGTTGCAAAGTAGAAGTCTGTCTCTAGCTCGAAACTAACCATTTGGTGATAGGCAAATTCTTTTCCGTTGTCTGCTGTTAATGTGTGTACAAAATCTTTGATAGGTTTAAGTTGTTCAATTAACGCTTGACTTACTTCCTCTGCAGTTTTATGAGAAACTTTGGCGAGCTTAGTTAGCTTGGAAGTTCTTTCTACCATTGATACAATTACGCCTTTATGTCCTGCCCCTATGACTGTATCTAGTTCCCAGTCTCCTAAACGAGTCTTTTTTTCTACAATACAAGGCCGTTGCTTAATATCTATACGACCAGGCATGTTCCCTCTTCCAGAAGCTCCCTTTCTCTGCTTGTTATATTTTTTCCCTCGATGACGGAGCTCTCTATAAAGCTGTCCTCCCTGTCGTTTATCTTTCCAGATATGATTATAGATGGTCTCATGACTAACATGTTCTTTACCATGTCTTTTAAGCCATCCGGATATTTGTATAGGGCTCCATTGCAACTTGATTTTTTCTTCAATACGGGTAACTATTTGAGGAGTCATTTTTTTATTGGGCTGAGAATTTTTTCTAAGAAATGCTTTTTCTTGAGCTTGCTGATGACGGTATCCTCGTTGCCCTTTATTTCTCTTAAGTTCCCTACTAATAGTGCTATGATGAACTTTTAGAATGTTTGCTATTGAGCTAGATGTATCTCCTCTAGCTTTTAAAATATAAATCTGACATCTTTGGTCATAGGTTAGGTGATGGTAGCCTTTAGGCAAGGTCTCTCCTTGTGTTTGATTGTTAAAAATCACAATAGAGATTCTTTCATCGCCTGCCTATTCTTTTTTTAATTCTTCTGTGCACTTCAAACTTGAAAAGACTTCCTTAAATATCCTAAAATCATGTCTTCTACCTTTGGAAAAAAAGGTACAAATAATCTTTTTTGTATCCTTGCTCATTACAAAATGAAAATGCTAGATACATTACACCAATTTGACACTGAACTTCTTGCATAACCCCCTATTTTAAAGCTTTCATTTATAGATTCCTATCTTAACAAAAGCATTTCCAGATATATCGCTCAAACAATCATATCTCATGGACTAAATTCCTTTAAAATTATTGGTTATGCAAGCGATCTACTGTCAATGAAGCGCTGCCTGTCAACTCAAGTTCTGTCTAGGACACAAATCTGACGCTGAGATAACCAATCTAATTTCTCAGTGCCCATACTTCTCTTATCTCACTACGTCCTCGAGTACATTTTTCAGACCGCCAATAATCACAGCTAGCTTCTTCCGGTATAACGTCCTGTGCTTGTTCAAAAAAGTTATGAGCTTCTGCATGTAAGTGGTCTTGATTGCCTTTAAGGGCAATAACATAATCTCCTCCCTGGGAACAAATCTGTTCTAATACTACTTTGTGACAACCGGCTGCATCGATTTTTATCTCTCAACTATCAAGCAAAATCTTCATGCGTTGGCCCTGTACTTGAGTATGGCCTTGTCTCTGCGAAGTTTTTAAGTTATTAGCAAGATGTAAACTATGCTGGCATCTTCTTTTTTTCTTAAACATGAAAATACCAGCTAATAAACTTCCAGTTGCAAATAGAGCTAATCCTATTAATGCAATCCCTCGTTGAATATTTGTTGATTTAGTTATTTTAGGTTCTGTTGTTGTGGTTGGTTCAGGTATTGCTGTTGAAGTAGCAGC
This is a stretch of genomic DNA from Candidatus Rhabdochlamydia oedothoracis. It encodes these proteins:
- a CDS encoding IS30 family transposase; protein product: MIFNNQTQGETLPKGYHHLTYDQRCQIYILKARGDTSSSIANILKVHHSTISRELKRNKGQRGYRHQQAQEKAFLRKNSQPNKKMTPQIVTRIEEKIKLQWSPIQISGWLKRHGKEHVSHETIYNHIWKDKRQGGQLYRELRHRGKKYNKQRKGASGRGNMPGRIDIKQRPCIVEKKTRLGDWELDTVIGAGHKGVIVSMVERTSKLTKLAKVSHKTAEEVSQALIEQLKPIKDFVHTLTADNGKEFAYHQMVSFELETDFYFATPYHSWERGLNEHTNGLVRQYFPKTQSFLDTTSKDIERVETLLNNRPRKALNFETPLEVFTRLSTNMLCSGAQ